Proteins co-encoded in one Saprospira grandis genomic window:
- a CDS encoding tetratricopeptide repeat protein produces MKFLVSLLFIGSTVLLFGQSRLSTPMEIMAFMEASPTQYRIDQLYGPPPKRERPVLANGNYVELEENREHLRDYAALETKEHKALKAKALALANRERPKYKKIRKLYQQILEDIPQHAQILTYMGDSYYRQKNWEKALLYFDQALAANPIDYVAQRLKAEVFLLQKDTAKAAQAIAKAHLLNRNNKLLLLRLREIWALNGQNYELAWGFDPKCYLEREADTVSIVADGVWLTYGMYKAVWSYEPDYQYIKSRQEVSDFLFHAELEGTLGTFLTYSALPEKDRRIEPALEAFAQALDADLLEEYVFYEVLLVDHPALAAHLTDEFAAKLLEYMQKIRNQDFGRD; encoded by the coding sequence ATGAAGTTTTTAGTCAGTTTATTATTTATTGGTTCGACTGTCCTGCTTTTTGGGCAGTCGAGATTGTCTACGCCCATGGAGATCATGGCATTTATGGAGGCTTCGCCCACCCAATACCGCATCGATCAATTGTATGGGCCGCCGCCCAAGCGGGAGCGGCCTGTTTTGGCCAATGGGAATTATGTGGAGCTAGAGGAGAATCGAGAGCATTTGAGAGATTATGCGGCCTTAGAAACGAAAGAGCATAAGGCCCTCAAAGCCAAAGCTTTGGCCTTGGCTAATCGGGAACGGCCCAAGTATAAAAAGATACGCAAGCTGTATCAGCAAATCTTAGAGGATATTCCGCAGCATGCCCAGATATTAACATATATGGGCGACAGCTATTATCGGCAAAAAAACTGGGAAAAAGCGCTCTTGTACTTTGATCAGGCCCTAGCCGCTAACCCTATTGATTATGTGGCCCAACGCCTAAAAGCGGAAGTTTTTTTACTGCAAAAAGATACGGCCAAGGCAGCCCAAGCCATTGCCAAGGCCCATCTGTTGAATCGGAATAATAAGCTACTCTTGCTTCGTTTGAGAGAAATTTGGGCCTTAAATGGCCAAAACTATGAATTGGCCTGGGGCTTTGACCCCAAATGTTATCTAGAGCGAGAGGCCGATACCGTCAGCATTGTAGCCGATGGGGTTTGGCTGACCTATGGCATGTACAAGGCGGTTTGGTCCTATGAACCCGACTATCAGTACATCAAGTCCAGACAAGAGGTTTCTGATTTTCTTTTTCATGCCGAATTAGAAGGGACCCTAGGCACCTTTTTGACCTATAGCGCCCTGCCTGAAAAGGACCGAAGAATTGAGCCCGCCCTAGAGGCTTTCGCCCAAGCCCTAGATGCCGATTTATTGGAGGAATACGTCTTTTATGAGGTCCTTTTGGTGGACCATCCCGCTTTGGCGGCCCATTTGACGGATGAGTTTGCGGCCAAGCTTTTAGAGTATATGCAAAAGATTAGGAATCAGGACTTTGGGCGAGATTAA
- a CDS encoding TVP38/TMEM64 family protein, whose translation MAAKPISIDLQAIWRKYIWPYRSFYLLGGFLILGLIILFGTPLGLYLRDIEQLRQDIQAFGPWGAVIYVAVFLLASLLGLPGSAFMLLAMLLYGSWEGAALTYFAAWLSALATFYWAKLLGGKNAPEAKGWLKKYVEKVEQRPYWSLIVIRTFMQLSPFVGYSLAFSQMKPKDYILGNALALLVPISYMALAYAIFEAGYFS comes from the coding sequence ATGGCAGCAAAACCGATTTCCATTGATTTACAAGCGATTTGGCGCAAGTATATTTGGCCTTATCGTTCTTTTTATTTGCTTGGCGGCTTCCTTATTTTGGGCCTTATTATCCTTTTTGGAACCCCACTGGGGCTTTATCTTCGGGATATAGAGCAGCTGCGTCAAGACATACAGGCTTTTGGTCCTTGGGGGGCGGTCATTTATGTGGCGGTTTTTCTTTTGGCCAGTTTGCTCGGTCTGCCAGGCTCTGCTTTTATGCTGTTGGCCATGCTTTTATATGGTAGCTGGGAGGGGGCGGCCCTGACCTATTTTGCGGCTTGGTTATCGGCCTTGGCTACTTTTTATTGGGCCAAATTGTTGGGTGGAAAAAATGCACCAGAGGCCAAGGGCTGGCTCAAAAAATATGTCGAAAAGGTAGAGCAGCGCCCTTATTGGAGCCTCATTGTAATTAGAACGTTCATGCAATTATCGCCTTTTGTGGGCTATAGTTTGGCCTTTAGCCAAATGAAACCCAAGGACTATATTTTGGGAAATGCCCTGGCGCTTTTGGTCCCAATTAGCTATATGGCTTTGGCCTATGCCATTTTTGAGGCGGGCTATTTTTCCTAA
- a CDS encoding SDR family NAD(P)-dependent oxidoreductase, with translation MSRINNRTVLITGGAAGIGKLIAERCLRQRAYKVILWDINEQKLLATQAEFKGRGHEVAVQVVDVANLEDIETAAAACKKQWGMVDILFNNAGIVVGKRFEEHSHREIRKTIDINVSAPMHIALQFLADMQDQGEGHIVNIASAAGLIPNPNMSVYAGSKWAVVGWSESLRLEQEEAKNGVVVSTILPSYINTGMFDGVTAPALTPIMEPEYIVDKIMKAVKEDDILVMEPFMTKAIPLLKGVLPTRAFDFIAGRLFGVYKTMSTFKGKAPKEAVPDKDELKAE, from the coding sequence ATGTCAAGAATAAATAATAGAACAGTCCTGATTACAGGGGGGGCGGCCGGAATCGGGAAGCTCATTGCAGAACGCTGCCTGCGCCAAAGGGCCTATAAAGTGATCCTTTGGGATATTAACGAGCAGAAATTATTGGCTACTCAGGCCGAGTTTAAGGGCCGAGGTCATGAGGTGGCCGTGCAGGTAGTTGATGTGGCCAATTTAGAAGATATTGAGACCGCTGCCGCCGCTTGTAAAAAACAATGGGGAATGGTGGATATTCTCTTTAATAATGCCGGTATTGTGGTCGGTAAACGCTTTGAGGAACATAGCCACCGAGAAATTCGGAAAACGATCGATATCAATGTTTCGGCCCCTATGCATATTGCCCTGCAGTTTTTGGCCGATATGCAAGACCAAGGCGAAGGCCATATTGTTAATATTGCCTCGGCTGCTGGCCTGATTCCCAACCCGAATATGTCTGTATATGCAGGCAGCAAATGGGCCGTAGTCGGTTGGTCCGAATCTTTGCGTCTAGAACAAGAAGAGGCCAAAAATGGGGTAGTGGTGAGCACGATTTTGCCTAGCTATATCAATACAGGCATGTTTGATGGCGTGACCGCACCCGCACTTACGCCCATTATGGAACCTGAATACATTGTGGATAAAATCATGAAGGCGGTTAAGGAAGATGATATCCTGGTGATGGAGCCCTTTATGACAAAGGCAATTCCCTTGCTCAAAGGTGTTTTGCCCACCCGTGCTTTTGATTTTATCGCAGGCCGCCTATTTGGTGTCTATAAAACCATGAGCACCTTTAAAGGGAAAGCGCCCAAAGAGGCTGTACCCGATAAAGATGAGTTGAAAGCAGAATAA
- a CDS encoding alpha/beta fold hydrolase yields the protein MSPSYHQIDFGPHRLHYGCFGRGPKALLALHGFANHGGYFEELKSLGESYRVFALDLPFHGKTQWESDHFSAQELLEIIRLILAQENFQRFSLAGHSMGGRIALSLAPELLPNLDALILLAPAGLQPTPSDSPVLFPLFLRRFLAARLEPPGWILSIFAWARRANLLNKATYVLFRQQIEQADRRHRLFNCWISLYDFPVYKRKLRKLIQEKELPLYLIYGQEDEITPGRYGQQFAQKLPSAQFHWVADGHFFLRAPLDQCIREILAKQQYF from the coding sequence ATGTCTCCTAGTTATCATCAAATTGATTTTGGTCCGCACCGCTTGCATTATGGTTGTTTTGGTCGCGGGCCCAAAGCCCTTCTGGCCCTACACGGCTTTGCCAATCATGGCGGCTACTTTGAAGAATTGAAAAGCTTGGGTGAAAGCTATCGGGTTTTTGCCCTAGACCTGCCTTTTCATGGAAAAACGCAGTGGGAAAGCGATCATTTTAGCGCCCAAGAGCTGCTAGAAATTATTCGGCTCATTTTGGCCCAAGAAAACTTTCAGCGCTTTAGCTTGGCTGGGCACAGCATGGGGGGACGCATTGCCCTGAGCCTAGCGCCCGAGCTCTTGCCCAATTTAGATGCCTTGATCCTATTGGCTCCAGCGGGCCTGCAACCTACCCCCTCGGATAGTCCCGTTTTGTTCCCACTTTTTTTGCGTCGCTTTTTGGCGGCTCGTCTGGAGCCGCCAGGATGGATTCTCTCTATTTTTGCCTGGGCCAGAAGGGCCAATTTGCTCAACAAGGCCACATACGTCCTTTTTCGCCAACAAATTGAGCAGGCTGATCGTCGGCATCGTTTGTTCAACTGCTGGATTTCACTATACGACTTTCCTGTCTATAAGCGAAAACTCAGAAAGTTGATTCAAGAAAAAGAGCTGCCGCTCTACCTCATCTATGGTCAGGAAGATGAGATTACGCCTGGCCGCTATGGGCAGCAGTTTGCCCAAAAGCTCCCTTCGGCCCAGTTTCATTGGGTGGCTGATGGGCATTTCTTTTTGCGGGCGCCCTTGGACCAGTGTATAAGAGAGATTTTAGCCAAACAGCAATACTTTTAA